A region of the Microcystis aeruginosa FD4 genome:
CACCCCGACATTTGAGATAAAGCCCCGCGCCCCACTTCATCGACACTGGCAATTAAGGGTTCTTCGCTCATGACTCATCGGCAGTGGCGGAGGAACGACGACGACGACGACGCAGCACCGCGGTTTCAGGCTCTATTTGTGGCTCCTCTGTCACCTCGGCGCTCACCGGGGTCTCGAAAGGAATGACTTCACCGAGAAAAACTGGAGTTTCGGTCGTAATCGGTTCGGGGGTAAAAGTCACTGGCACACTAGCTTCTTGGTTGATTTCCTGACTAACTTCGCCAGTGGTGGGACGACGACGACGGCGCACCAGGGGGCGATTTTCGGATTCCTCGCTGGTTTCCATCCCTTCGACCGGTGCGACCTCGGCCTCTAGGGTGGGAGTCAAGGATATTTCAGGAATGGCAGACTTTTCTGGGTTTTCCACTTCTCTTTCCCCTGCCAGTTTCACGGAAACAATCACCGATTTCGGGTCTTTAAACTCCTTATCCACCAGAATCAGGGGAGAAATGCCCATTAAAGAATAAACTTCCTGTTCTACCTGGGTCATTTCCACGGAAACCCGCTCCCGTTCGCTGACGGGGATATTTTTGGCGGTGCTGGCATCTTCTCCCCGTTTCGAGAGACGGGCCGGGCGTTCTCGTTTTTCCTCAAAGCGTTGGGGTTCTGATTCCGGCTCGATTTCGTTGTTAACACCGTTAGTAGAGGCTTTTTCGCTCCGTTCCTCTTTTAGTAATAGTTCCGAGGGACGACGACGACGACGACGGCGAGAATTATTAACCTGTTCTTGATAATTGGGATGGAAGGAAAGATCCATCTCTTGAGCGTTTTCTTCGGCCTCAAATTCGGAGAAAACTTCTAGATAGGGTTCGGCCGCCGCAACGCTAGGAGCGCTCTTATCGGGCAGAACTTTTGTATTAATCGGGGCAACGACAAGGGTTTCTTTTTCCGCGCGGCTAAGAGTGGGGGTTTCCAGGGCGATGGCGTTGCCCTCTCCCGGTAGATGGGCTAAATGGCCCAGTCCGCCGCAATGGTCACAGGTTTTGCCGAATAATTCATAAATGTTTTTCCCCTGACGCTTACGAGTTAATTCCACTAACCCCAATTCCGATAATTGGGCAATCTGGGGCCGGGCCTTATCGCTTTTCAGGGCCTTGTTAAACAATTCCAACAGTTTCAACTGGTCGCGACGGGAATCCATATCGATGAAGTCCACCACCACCACGCCGCCGATATTTCTCAAGCGCAGTTGTCGGGCGATTTCTGTGGCGGCCTCGCTATTAGTCCAGAGTACGGTTTCTCGGGCCGTGGCCGAACGGGTAAAGGAACCGGAGTTAACATCAATTACCGTTAAAGCTTCCGTCGGTTCGATGATAATGTAGCCGCCGGAGGGTAAATCAACCCGGGGTTTCAGGGCCTCGCGAATGGCGGCGTTAACCCGGAAATAGTCGAGAATTGGCTGGGGTTCCCGATGGGAGTCGATATAAACCCCTTCGAGAGCTTTGCCGCCGCCCCAGTTCGTCAATTGCTGTTTAACTCGTTTTACCGCCATCGGGTTATCCACAACAATGCGATTGACGTCGGCACTGTACATATCCCGCAAAACCCTTTGAATAAAGTCATCATCCCGGTTAAGCAGGGCCGGGGCGCGGGTGCTGACGGCCATCTGTTGGATGCTCTCCCACTGTTTTTGCAGAAATTCCAAATCCTCGATAATCGCTTCTTCCGCTTTGCCTTCGGCCTCGGTGCGTACCAGCAACCCCATCCCCGCCGGTTTGACCAAAATCCCTAAAGCTCGTAAACGGGAGCGCTCGTCTTCACTGCGGATGCGACGGGAAAGATTCACCCCGCGACCATTGGGCATCAATACCAGATAACGACCGGGAAGAGTGACATTTCCCGTTAGCCGCGGTCCCTTGTTGCCGGTGGGTTCTTTCATTACCTGTACCAGCACTTTTTGCTGGGGGGCCAGTAATTCCGTGATAGCACCGGCGGTTTTTTTCAGTCTTAAGGGGCCCAGGTCGGTGACATGGATAAAGCCATTACGTTCCGCATCGCCAATATTGACAAAGGCTGCATCTATACCGGGGATGACATTTTCTACTAATCCTAGATAGATGTCGGCCACCTGCTGATTACCTGTGGCTACAACTAATTCCTGAATTTGATCTTCCCAAAAAACAGCCGCTATATGGTGTTGTTCGGCTATGATTATTTGTTTTGGCATTCAATTTCCTCAATCTTTCGGTTTCAAAAGCGACGGACCATGGGCTATTTGTCTATGCTTTGAGGCTACTTCTGGAAATCTGGTCTTGTTAAGAAAGTTCTAAGAAGATGAGTCCGCATCGTTAAAGCCTCATCTTGATATTCATCTGCCTCTCAGACCTGGGAACTGAGTCTTGGTTTCAGTTGTTAGGTCTGTTTGGCAAGTGCCAGCTTGACCCACAATTAGGTAAGCACAGCCAGGAGACGAGATTTTCAATTAATCCCTGAGTCTTGCTCGATAACAGCATTTTTTATCCGTTTCCGCCGTTTCTGTCTATCAGAATCTAGGAAAAAAGGAGTTTTTGAGTTACTCCCCTCGGCAACGGGTTTCTGTGGAAGGGAAAATAGCGCACTTTTCGATTTTCCAAAAACCACGATTCTTTTAAGAAATGCTTTAATCGAGTCTTATAGACGACTATAACTCACTCGGTCACTCTCTGACAAGATGATAAGTAGGGTTGGCTGAAAAAGTTTCTCGTGGGGACAGGGTGTAGGGTGTGGGGTGTGAGGTTTTAACCATTTTCAGGCTGACTTTTTCGGCTAAAATTCCCTTTTTATCCCCTTTTGGCTTTCTAAGAGCATTAATTAACCCGCTAGTCTAGTTAGGGTTTGCTGAAAAAGTACGGGCGAAGCATTCGGATAGAAAATCTATGGTTTCACCGATAGGTTATTGCCCGAATGCTTCGCCCCTACAGGACGCGGGCCGATGAAGACGCAAGGTTTTGAAGCACGATTCTCTCAAAATCTTGCACCTGTTTCGCGAGAAAAGCCACAAAACCCTTACCTTGCCTACATTTCACATTTATTCAGCAAGTCCTAGTTAGGATTATTGATGAGATGACCGGATTGACGGTCTCCTTAATCCCTTAATTCCCGTTCAGGCAGGGCGATAACGTTCAAAATTCCCTGTAAATCGGCTTCTGACTCGATTTCTAGCAATTCTTGCAGGTAGGGACGATAACGGTATAGTCGATAACCTTTCCCCTCTAACCATCGGGCTGCGGCCAAATTACTGCCTTGATTAGCGGCAATATTTTCGTAGAGGATAATCGGGGCAAAACGCTCAATTAAAAGTTGACTACCTTCTAAAACCAGTAATTCGTGGCCTTCCGCATCAATATTTAAGCAAGTCCACCCTTTCTAACTGATAGGTATCAATTAAACTATCGAGGGTAAGACAGGGAACTTGTTCGTAATTTTCTGACTTTAATTGGGTTGCATCGGTAACGACTTCATTTAATTCACTAGCTTGCTCAAGAGATAAATAAACATTTCCCCCTTGATTACTGGCTGCTCCTCCACAGGGATAAACCCAAGAAAATTGATTAACCCGACAGGTTTCTTCTAGCAACTGGATACATTGGGAAAAAGGTTCAATAGCGATAACTTTTCCCGTCTTACCGACTCGATGAGCGGCACTAAAAGTATAAACTCCGACATTAGCACCCACATCAATAACCGTCATTCCTTCCCTAATACTATGGCGCCAAAATTCCATTTCTGCTTCAAACCAATCCCCTTGGGCGAGTAAAACTCCCGTGACAAAACTGCGAAAACTTGCTTCTACAGCTAGGGTAATATCCCGCTCAAAATCGAGATAGGTAAAGGGCTGATTTACATCTAAATTTGTCCAACTTTTCCTCGTTACTTTCGCTGTTTCTAACCAAAAATTAGCTAATTGTTGTTGTCCTAATCCCCGATAGGCTAAATAAAGGGCTTGCAAATTGCCAGCATCTTCCGGATCGAGATTAACGGCGCGATGGAGATGAAATAAACCTTCTAGCTGTTGATTAATTAATTTGGCGATACCTAATTGACGATTGAGATGACAAGAATTGGGGTTAACATGATTAGCTAATTCCAGAAATCTTAACCCATTTTTATTATAAAAAGCCAGAGATGAGCGATATAATATTTCTGTAGATAAAATCAGGGTTTGCTCGTTATAATTAGCAGTCTCCAATAAATCCCTGAATAATTCCTGTCGGTTATGGGCAGGAAAATAATAAATTAACCCCAGGGGATAATTAGCATTAACCGATGATAGCACTTGGACTAAAGCATTAAAAGCATTTTGTGCCGCTAAATCTCGATCGCCGACTAGATAATAAACTAGAGCTAAATGGGCAGTAGTGAGGGGATAAACCGCCATTTCTAGGACCCTTTGCAGAGATTGAAAAGCCATCTCCACATACATCGATCGCATTGGGGAATTTTCCGCTTCAATTAAAGCCATCACCGCACAATTATGAAAATCTAAAGCCGTTTCCGGTTCATCCCAATTAGTAGATAGATTTTCTGCGATTAAAAACTCTCCATCCAGTGCAGGATTAATTGACTGGAGATACCGACGATAAAGCGCTAAATAATCACTCATAATCTAGTATGACCTGCACCCATTTGGGCGGACGAGAAATCGGATTACCAAGGCGATCAAGAACTAATAACGCCACTAAATGCACGGCAAATAAGTATAATA
Encoded here:
- a CDS encoding Rne/Rng family ribonuclease, which translates into the protein MPKQIIIAEQHHIAAVFWEDQIQELVVATGNQQVADIYLGLVENVIPGIDAAFVNIGDAERNGFIHVTDLGPLRLKKTAGAITELLAPQQKVLVQVMKEPTGNKGPRLTGNVTLPGRYLVLMPNGRGVNLSRRIRSEDERSRLRALGILVKPAGMGLLVRTEAEGKAEEAIIEDLEFLQKQWESIQQMAVSTRAPALLNRDDDFIQRVLRDMYSADVNRIVVDNPMAVKRVKQQLTNWGGGKALEGVYIDSHREPQPILDYFRVNAAIREALKPRVDLPSGGYIIIEPTEALTVIDVNSGSFTRSATARETVLWTNSEAATEIARQLRLRNIGGVVVVDFIDMDSRRDQLKLLELFNKALKSDKARPQIAQLSELGLVELTRKRQGKNIYELFGKTCDHCGGLGHLAHLPGEGNAIALETPTLSRAEKETLVVAPINTKVLPDKSAPSVAAAEPYLEVFSEFEAEENAQEMDLSFHPNYQEQVNNSRRRRRRRPSELLLKEERSEKASTNGVNNEIEPESEPQRFEEKRERPARLSKRGEDASTAKNIPVSERERVSVEMTQVEQEVYSLMGISPLILVDKEFKDPKSVIVSVKLAGEREVENPEKSAIPEISLTPTLEAEVAPVEGMETSEESENRPLVRRRRRPTTGEVSQEINQEASVPVTFTPEPITTETPVFLGEVIPFETPVSAEVTEEPQIEPETAVLRRRRRRSSATADES
- a CDS encoding FkbM family methyltransferase, yielding MSDYLALYRRYLQSINPALDGEFLIAENLSTNWDEPETALDFHNCAVMALIEAENSPMRSMYVEMAFQSLQRVLEMAVYPLTTAHLALVYYLVGDRDLAAQNAFNALVQVLSSVNANYPLGLIYYFPAHNRQELFRDLLETANYNEQTLILSTEILYRSSLAFYNKNGLRFLELANHVNPNSCHLNRQLGIAKLINQQLEGLFHLHRAVNLDPEDAGNLQALYLAYRGLGQQQLANFWLETAKVTRKSWTNLDVNQPFTYLDFERDITLAVEASFRSFVTGVLLAQGDWFEAEMEFWRHSIREGMTVIDVGANVGVYTFSAAHRVGKTGKVIAIEPFSQCIQLLEETCRVNQFSWVYPCGGAASNQGGNVYLSLEQASELNEVVTDATQLKSENYEQVPCLTLDSLIDTYQLERVDLLKY